A single region of the Gasterosteus aculeatus chromosome 1, fGasAcu3.hap1.1, whole genome shotgun sequence genome encodes:
- the LOC120825076 gene encoding lysine-specific demethylase 6A-like isoform X2, producing the protein MQSCGVSLAVAACAAARSLGSASSGGDEGKKMAAGKASETEEDFPTLTAQERDSLAAIDSSLFGFQKLHEDGARTKALLMKAVRCYDSLILKAEGKVEPELFCHLGHFNLLLEDYPKALSAYQRYYSLQSDYWKNAAFLYGLGMVYFHYNAFQWAIKAFQEVLYIDPGFSRAKEIHLRLGLMFKVNTDYESSLKHFQLALIDSNPCTLSKAEIQFHIAHLYEIQKRYRAAKEAYESLLQTEDLSAQVKATTLQQLGWMHHTVEQLGERAGRDSYAIQCLQKSLEADPNSGQTWYFLGRCYSSIGKVQDAFISYRQSIDKSEASADTWCSIGVLYQQQNQPMDALQAYICAVQLDHSHAAAWMDLGTLYESCNQPHDAIKCYINATRSKGCTNTPALTHRIKCLQACKPNHSAEGGVQSLPTHVGTLGQPEDQSCSAKRRRASSPSKGDSWVSNPPQQPVPNWYLSPQKLQALEQLRSNRAGLKPPQLQMLTQLEAQFAMMQQHQHQMRLNASGGQARPSLPNGPTANSLPSPNPSLHLARPHLGPHRPLCPPQPLANGPVGPGPHGHSDAVPDGSNRSNNQPGPAATGPNGDVPYLQPAGGGGDAALLPHTCTSAQTQDAAARQARHLNSQGLQKGGVVPHATGSGSEGTLSHPQTPNSSTAPAHPNNQAGHSTGAPSPRQPAHNHLPSPPSLPHPSTSGGAAPGASATKDSSVGAPAQAAASLGDGGSEGKSAPPRTPADHLANHVHSGGDKGAEGGEKPSLSADNPRLSALLAAGKCSVEDAGPSQGTASGGAEPHKKVNNVHPAALPSSTPHAQGSSAASSPISAISTATPSPKSSEHTQTGGHSPAAATSAAPAVNGNGKGGISEDSQSPLKAEPPAAASLKATPPHGHSSSSSSSSSSSSISIYPSSTDVLKACRNLGRNGLSNSSILLDKCPPPRLPPPPSPVLPKDKLNPPTPSIYLENKRDAFFPPLHQFCTNPSNPVTVIRGLAGALKLDLGLFSTKTLVEANPEHLVEVWTQLSQPADENWDPAGTKKMWRCESARAHTTIAKYAQYQAASFQESLREENEKKALKEPSDTEPASAESVARKRRGPLKHIKFGTNIDVSDERKWKQQLQELSKLPAFARVVSAGNLLSHVGHTILGMNTVQLYMKVPGSRIAGHQEHNNFCAVNINIGPGDCEWFAVPEPYWGVMSNFCEKNNINFLMGSWWPNLEDLYEADVPVYRFIQRPGDLVWLNTGTVHWVQAIGWCNNIAWNVGPLTAHQYKLAVERYEWNKLQSVKSMVPMVHLSWNMARNIKVSDHKLFEMIKYCLLRTLKQCQWLKEALVSAGKETVLRPRTRDEPAHYCTICEVEVFNLLFVRRELLSKKQHVVHCQDCARKGSAALDNFVVLEQHRMEDLMQVYDQFTLAPPLHSSSS; encoded by the exons ATGCAATCGTGCGGCGTGTCTCTCGCCGTTGCTGCCTGCGCTGCTGCCCGGAGTCTCGGCTCGGCTTCTTCTGGTGGTGATGAGGGAAAGAAAATGGCGGCGGGAAAAGCGAGTGAAACAGAGGAGGACTTTCCGACACTGACAGCCCAGGAGAGGGACAGTTTGGCCGCAATCGACAG CTCACTGTTTGGATTTCAGAAGCTTCATGAAGATGGCGCCAGAACGAAGGCCCTGTTGATGAAG GCCGTTCGCTGTTACGATTCGCTCATCCTGAAGGCCGAGGGCAAAGTGGAGCCGGAGTTATTCTGCCACCTCGGCCACTTCAACCTCCTGTTGGAGGATTACCCGAAAG CGTTGTCGGCATACCAGAGATACTACAGTTTACAGTCAGACTACTGGAAG AATGCTGCCTTCCTGTATGGCCTGGGAATGGTCTACTTCCACTATAATGCCTTTCAGTG GGCGATCAAAGCATTCCAGGAGGTGCTGTACATTGACCCAGGCTTCTCCAGGGCCAAGGAGATCCACCTGCGCCTGGGTCTCATGTTCAAGGTCAACACAGACTATGAGTCGAGCCTAAAG CATTTTCAGCTGGCTTTGATTGACTCCAACCCCTGCACTTTGTCCAAAGCTGAAA TTCAGTTCCACATCGCTCATTTGTATGAGATTCAG AAGAGATACCGGGCGGCCAAGGAGGCCTACGAGAgcctcctgcagacggaggatCTCTCTGCACAGGTGAAGGCCACTACCCTGCAGCAGCTAG GTTGGATGCATCACACGGTGGAGCAGCTCGGGGAGAGAGCCGGCCGGGACAGCTATGCCATCCAGTGTCTGCAGAAATCTCTGGAGGCCGACCCAAACTCTGGGCAGACCTGGTACTTCCTCGGCAG GTGCTACTCTAGTATAGGGAAGGTCCAGGACGCCTTCATCTCCTATCGGCAATCTATCGACAAATCGGAGGCCAGCGCAGATACCTGGTGCTCTATAGG GGTGTTGTACCAGCAGCAGAACCAGCCCATGGACGCCCTGCAGGCCTACATCTGCGCCGTGCAGCTGGACCACAGCCACGCCGCCGCCTGGATGGACCTGGGCACGCTGTACGAGTCGTGCAACCAGCCGCACGACGCCATCAAGTGCTACATCAACGCCACGCGCAGCAAGGGCTGCACCAACACCCCGGCGCTGACCCACCGCATCAAATGCCTGCAG gcTTGTAAGCCCAATCACAGCGCAGAGGGCGGGGTTCAGTCTCTGCCCACCCACGTGGGCACGCTGGGCCAACCGGAGGACCAGTCCTGCTCGGCCAAGAGGAGGAGAGCCTCCAGCCCCTCCAAG GGCGACTCTTGGGTCAGTAATCCACCACAGCAGCCAGTTCCCAACTGGTACCTCTCCCCGCAGAAACTGCAG GCGCTGGAACAGTTGCGGAGTAACCGGGCCGGCCTGAAGCCCCCTCAGCTCCAGATGCTGACGCAACTAGAGGCTCAGTTCGCCATgatgcagcagcaccagcaccag ATGAGACTGAACGCCTCAGGAGGTCAGGCGCGCCCCTCGCTCCCCAATGGCCCCACCGCcaactccctcccctcccccaaccccaGCCTGCACCTCGCACGGCCCCACCTGGGACCCCACCGGCCCCTCTGTCCGCCGCAGCCGCTGGCCAACGGGCCCGTGGGCCCCGGGCCACACGGACACTCAGACGCCGTCCCCGATGGCAGTAATCGTAGTAATAATCAGCCGGGGCCCGCGGCCACGGGACCCAACGGAGACGTGCCTTACCTGCAaccggccggcggcggcggcgacgcaGCACTGCTACCTCACACCTGCACAAGCGCGCAGACGCAGGACGCCGCGGCGCGCCAGGCCCGGCACCTAAACTCTCAG gGGCTTCAAAAGGGGGGGGTCGTTCCCCATGCGACAGGCTCCGGCAGCGAGGGGACCCTCTCTCACCCCCAGACCCCGAACTCCTCCACGGCCCCCGCGCACCCCAACAATCAGGCTGGACATTCCACTGGTGCCCCGTCGCCGCGACAGCCGGCCCACAACCACCTCCCGTcgcccccctccctgcctcACCCCTCTACCTCAGGTGGAGCGGCACCCGGTGCGTCCGCTACCAAAGATAGCAGCGTGGGCGCCCCCGCCCAGGCGGCCGCGTCCCTCGGCGACGGGGGCTCCGAAGGGAAGTCGGCGCCGCCGAGGACGCCCGCGGACCACCTGGCCAATCACGTGCACTCGGGGGGCGACAAGGGGGCGGAGGGCGGCGAGAAGCCGAGCCTTAGCGCTGACAATCCTAGACTATCAGCCCTGCTGGCGGCGGGGAAGTGCTCCGTGGAGGACGCGGGGCCGTCACAGGGGACGGCGTCCGGCGGGGCGGAGCCCCACAAGAAGGTGAACAACGTCCACCCGGCCGCGctgccctcctccaccccccacgcACAGGGCAGCTCGGCCGCCTCCTCGCCGATCTCTGCCATATCCACCGCCACGCCCTCGCCCAAATCCTCAGAACACACGCAAACCGGCGGCCACAGTCCCGCCGCCGCCACGTCCGCCGCGCCCGCCGTCAACGGCAACGGCAAGGGAGGCATCTCCGAGGACTCGCAGAGCCCGCTGAAGGCCGAACCGCCCGCCGCCGCCAGTCTCAAAGCTACCCCCCCGCACGGAcacagctcctcttcctcctcatcgtcctcctcgtcctcaatATCCATCTACCCGAGCTCCACGGACGTGCTGAAGGCCTGCAG aaaCCTGGGGAGGAACGGTCTCTCCAACAGCAGCATCCTCCTTGATAAGTGCCCCCCGCCCCGGctgccccctccaccctcaccagTCCTGCCCAAAGACAAGCTCAACCCTCCCACACCGAGCATCTAT ctggagAACAAGAGGGACGCATTCTTCCCCCCACTGCACCAGTTCTGCACAAACCCCTCCAACCCCGTCACGGTCATCAGAGGACTGGCCGGAGCACTGAAACTGG ATTTGGGTCTGTTCTCCACAAAGACGTTGGTGGAGGCGAACCCGGAGCACCTGGTGGAGGTCTGGACGCAGCTCTCGCAGCCTGCCGACGAGAACTGGGACCCGGCCGGCACCAAGAAGATGTGGCGCTGCGAAAGCGCCCGCGCCCACACCACCATCGCCAAGTACGCCCAGTACCAGGCCGCTTCCTTCCAGGAGTCCCTCCGG GAGGAAAATGAGAAGAAGGCGTTAAAGGAGCCCTCGGACACAGAGCCAGCATCAGCAGAAAG TGTCGCGCGCAAAAGACGGGGACCCTTGAAGCACATCAAGTTCGGAACCAACATCGACGTGTCGGACGAAAGGAA GTggaaacagcagctgcaggagctcaGCAAACTGCCGGCCTTCGCCCGCGTGGTATCGGCCGGTAACCTGCTGAGCCACGTGGGTCACACCATCCTGGGCATGAACACCGTGCAACTCTACATGAAGGTCCCCGGCAGCCGGATAGcag GTCACCAGGAGCACAACAACTTCTGTGCCGTGAACATCAACATCGGGCCGGGGGACTGCGAGTGGTTCGCCGTGCCGGAGCCCTACTGGGGGGTGATGAGCAACTTCTGTGAAAA gaacAACATCAACTTCCTGATGGGCTCGTGGTGGCCCAACCTGGAGGACCTGTACGAGGCCGACGTGCCCGTCTACCGGTTCATCCAGCGGCCGGGCGACCTGGTGTGGCTGAACACCGGCACCGTCCACTGGGTGCAGGCCATCGGGTGGTGCAACAACATCGCCTGGAACGTGGGACCTCTCACCG cCCACCAGTACAAGCTGGCTGTGGAGCGCTACGAGTGGAACAAGCTCCAGAGCGTCAAGTCCATGGTTCCCATGGTGCACCTCTCCTGGAACATGGCGCGCAACATCAAAGTGTCCGACCACAAGCTGTTCGAGATGATCAA GTACTGTCTGCTGCGGACGTTGAAGCAGTGCCAGTGGCTGAAGGAGGCCCTGGTGTCGGCGGGCAAGGAGACGGTGCTGAGGCCGAGGACCCGGGACGAGCCGGCCCACTACTGCACCATCTGCGAG GTGGAGGTGTTCAACCTACTGTTTGTGCGCCGCGAGCTCCTGTCCAAGAAGCAGCATGTGGTCCACTGCCAGGACTGCGCCCGGAAAGGCAGCGCCGCACTGGACAACTTCGTGGTGCTGGAGCAGCACAGGATGGAGGACCTGATGCAGGTCTACGACCAGTTCACTTTA gctcctcctcttcactcctCTTCGTCTTGA
- the LOC120825076 gene encoding lysine-specific demethylase 6A-like isoform X1, whose product MQSCGVSLAVAACAAARSLGSASSGGDEGKKMAAGKASETEEDFPTLTAQERDSLAAIDSSLFGFQKLHEDGARTKALLMKAVRCYDSLILKAEGKVEPELFCHLGHFNLLLEDYPKALSAYQRYYSLQSDYWKNAAFLYGLGMVYFHYNAFQWAIKAFQEVLYIDPGFSRAKEIHLRLGLMFKVNTDYESSLKHFQLALIDSNPCTLSKAEIQFHIAHLYEIQKRYRAAKEAYESLLQTEDLSAQVKATTLQQLGWMHHTVEQLGERAGRDSYAIQCLQKSLEADPNSGQTWYFLGRCYSSIGKVQDAFISYRQSIDKSEASADTWCSIGVLYQQQNQPMDALQAYICAVQLDHSHAAAWMDLGTLYESCNQPHDAIKCYINATRSKGCTNTPALTHRIKCLQAQLSNPQLSSPQGKSKMLPLIDEAWSLPIPAELTSRQGGLSSAPQQACKPNHSAEGGVQSLPTHVGTLGQPEDQSCSAKRRRASSPSKGDSWVSNPPQQPVPNWYLSPQKLQALEQLRSNRAGLKPPQLQMLTQLEAQFAMMQQHQHQMRLNASGGQARPSLPNGPTANSLPSPNPSLHLARPHLGPHRPLCPPQPLANGPVGPGPHGHSDAVPDGSNRSNNQPGPAATGPNGDVPYLQPAGGGGDAALLPHTCTSAQTQDAAARQARHLNSQGLQKGGVVPHATGSGSEGTLSHPQTPNSSTAPAHPNNQAGHSTGAPSPRQPAHNHLPSPPSLPHPSTSGGAAPGASATKDSSVGAPAQAAASLGDGGSEGKSAPPRTPADHLANHVHSGGDKGAEGGEKPSLSADNPRLSALLAAGKCSVEDAGPSQGTASGGAEPHKKVNNVHPAALPSSTPHAQGSSAASSPISAISTATPSPKSSEHTQTGGHSPAAATSAAPAVNGNGKGGISEDSQSPLKAEPPAAASLKATPPHGHSSSSSSSSSSSSISIYPSSTDVLKACRNLGRNGLSNSSILLDKCPPPRLPPPPSPVLPKDKLNPPTPSIYLENKRDAFFPPLHQFCTNPSNPVTVIRGLAGALKLDLGLFSTKTLVEANPEHLVEVWTQLSQPADENWDPAGTKKMWRCESARAHTTIAKYAQYQAASFQESLREENEKKALKEPSDTEPASAESVARKRRGPLKHIKFGTNIDVSDERKWKQQLQELSKLPAFARVVSAGNLLSHVGHTILGMNTVQLYMKVPGSRIAGHQEHNNFCAVNINIGPGDCEWFAVPEPYWGVMSNFCEKNNINFLMGSWWPNLEDLYEADVPVYRFIQRPGDLVWLNTGTVHWVQAIGWCNNIAWNVGPLTAHQYKLAVERYEWNKLQSVKSMVPMVHLSWNMARNIKVSDHKLFEMIKYCLLRTLKQCQWLKEALVSAGKETVLRPRTRDEPAHYCTICEVEVFNLLFVRRELLSKKQHVVHCQDCARKGSAALDNFVVLEQHRMEDLMQVYDQFTLAPPLHSSSS is encoded by the exons ATGCAATCGTGCGGCGTGTCTCTCGCCGTTGCTGCCTGCGCTGCTGCCCGGAGTCTCGGCTCGGCTTCTTCTGGTGGTGATGAGGGAAAGAAAATGGCGGCGGGAAAAGCGAGTGAAACAGAGGAGGACTTTCCGACACTGACAGCCCAGGAGAGGGACAGTTTGGCCGCAATCGACAG CTCACTGTTTGGATTTCAGAAGCTTCATGAAGATGGCGCCAGAACGAAGGCCCTGTTGATGAAG GCCGTTCGCTGTTACGATTCGCTCATCCTGAAGGCCGAGGGCAAAGTGGAGCCGGAGTTATTCTGCCACCTCGGCCACTTCAACCTCCTGTTGGAGGATTACCCGAAAG CGTTGTCGGCATACCAGAGATACTACAGTTTACAGTCAGACTACTGGAAG AATGCTGCCTTCCTGTATGGCCTGGGAATGGTCTACTTCCACTATAATGCCTTTCAGTG GGCGATCAAAGCATTCCAGGAGGTGCTGTACATTGACCCAGGCTTCTCCAGGGCCAAGGAGATCCACCTGCGCCTGGGTCTCATGTTCAAGGTCAACACAGACTATGAGTCGAGCCTAAAG CATTTTCAGCTGGCTTTGATTGACTCCAACCCCTGCACTTTGTCCAAAGCTGAAA TTCAGTTCCACATCGCTCATTTGTATGAGATTCAG AAGAGATACCGGGCGGCCAAGGAGGCCTACGAGAgcctcctgcagacggaggatCTCTCTGCACAGGTGAAGGCCACTACCCTGCAGCAGCTAG GTTGGATGCATCACACGGTGGAGCAGCTCGGGGAGAGAGCCGGCCGGGACAGCTATGCCATCCAGTGTCTGCAGAAATCTCTGGAGGCCGACCCAAACTCTGGGCAGACCTGGTACTTCCTCGGCAG GTGCTACTCTAGTATAGGGAAGGTCCAGGACGCCTTCATCTCCTATCGGCAATCTATCGACAAATCGGAGGCCAGCGCAGATACCTGGTGCTCTATAGG GGTGTTGTACCAGCAGCAGAACCAGCCCATGGACGCCCTGCAGGCCTACATCTGCGCCGTGCAGCTGGACCACAGCCACGCCGCCGCCTGGATGGACCTGGGCACGCTGTACGAGTCGTGCAACCAGCCGCACGACGCCATCAAGTGCTACATCAACGCCACGCGCAGCAAGGGCTGCACCAACACCCCGGCGCTGACCCACCGCATCAAATGCCTGCAG GCTCAGTTGAGTAACCCCCAGCTCAGTAGCCCACAGGGTAAAAGTAAAATGCTCCCTCTTATTGATGAGGCATGGAGTCTGCCAATCCCAGCCGAGCTAACCTCCAGGCAGGGAGGCCTGAGCAGTGCACCACAGCAG gcTTGTAAGCCCAATCACAGCGCAGAGGGCGGGGTTCAGTCTCTGCCCACCCACGTGGGCACGCTGGGCCAACCGGAGGACCAGTCCTGCTCGGCCAAGAGGAGGAGAGCCTCCAGCCCCTCCAAG GGCGACTCTTGGGTCAGTAATCCACCACAGCAGCCAGTTCCCAACTGGTACCTCTCCCCGCAGAAACTGCAG GCGCTGGAACAGTTGCGGAGTAACCGGGCCGGCCTGAAGCCCCCTCAGCTCCAGATGCTGACGCAACTAGAGGCTCAGTTCGCCATgatgcagcagcaccagcaccag ATGAGACTGAACGCCTCAGGAGGTCAGGCGCGCCCCTCGCTCCCCAATGGCCCCACCGCcaactccctcccctcccccaaccccaGCCTGCACCTCGCACGGCCCCACCTGGGACCCCACCGGCCCCTCTGTCCGCCGCAGCCGCTGGCCAACGGGCCCGTGGGCCCCGGGCCACACGGACACTCAGACGCCGTCCCCGATGGCAGTAATCGTAGTAATAATCAGCCGGGGCCCGCGGCCACGGGACCCAACGGAGACGTGCCTTACCTGCAaccggccggcggcggcggcgacgcaGCACTGCTACCTCACACCTGCACAAGCGCGCAGACGCAGGACGCCGCGGCGCGCCAGGCCCGGCACCTAAACTCTCAG gGGCTTCAAAAGGGGGGGGTCGTTCCCCATGCGACAGGCTCCGGCAGCGAGGGGACCCTCTCTCACCCCCAGACCCCGAACTCCTCCACGGCCCCCGCGCACCCCAACAATCAGGCTGGACATTCCACTGGTGCCCCGTCGCCGCGACAGCCGGCCCACAACCACCTCCCGTcgcccccctccctgcctcACCCCTCTACCTCAGGTGGAGCGGCACCCGGTGCGTCCGCTACCAAAGATAGCAGCGTGGGCGCCCCCGCCCAGGCGGCCGCGTCCCTCGGCGACGGGGGCTCCGAAGGGAAGTCGGCGCCGCCGAGGACGCCCGCGGACCACCTGGCCAATCACGTGCACTCGGGGGGCGACAAGGGGGCGGAGGGCGGCGAGAAGCCGAGCCTTAGCGCTGACAATCCTAGACTATCAGCCCTGCTGGCGGCGGGGAAGTGCTCCGTGGAGGACGCGGGGCCGTCACAGGGGACGGCGTCCGGCGGGGCGGAGCCCCACAAGAAGGTGAACAACGTCCACCCGGCCGCGctgccctcctccaccccccacgcACAGGGCAGCTCGGCCGCCTCCTCGCCGATCTCTGCCATATCCACCGCCACGCCCTCGCCCAAATCCTCAGAACACACGCAAACCGGCGGCCACAGTCCCGCCGCCGCCACGTCCGCCGCGCCCGCCGTCAACGGCAACGGCAAGGGAGGCATCTCCGAGGACTCGCAGAGCCCGCTGAAGGCCGAACCGCCCGCCGCCGCCAGTCTCAAAGCTACCCCCCCGCACGGAcacagctcctcttcctcctcatcgtcctcctcgtcctcaatATCCATCTACCCGAGCTCCACGGACGTGCTGAAGGCCTGCAG aaaCCTGGGGAGGAACGGTCTCTCCAACAGCAGCATCCTCCTTGATAAGTGCCCCCCGCCCCGGctgccccctccaccctcaccagTCCTGCCCAAAGACAAGCTCAACCCTCCCACACCGAGCATCTAT ctggagAACAAGAGGGACGCATTCTTCCCCCCACTGCACCAGTTCTGCACAAACCCCTCCAACCCCGTCACGGTCATCAGAGGACTGGCCGGAGCACTGAAACTGG ATTTGGGTCTGTTCTCCACAAAGACGTTGGTGGAGGCGAACCCGGAGCACCTGGTGGAGGTCTGGACGCAGCTCTCGCAGCCTGCCGACGAGAACTGGGACCCGGCCGGCACCAAGAAGATGTGGCGCTGCGAAAGCGCCCGCGCCCACACCACCATCGCCAAGTACGCCCAGTACCAGGCCGCTTCCTTCCAGGAGTCCCTCCGG GAGGAAAATGAGAAGAAGGCGTTAAAGGAGCCCTCGGACACAGAGCCAGCATCAGCAGAAAG TGTCGCGCGCAAAAGACGGGGACCCTTGAAGCACATCAAGTTCGGAACCAACATCGACGTGTCGGACGAAAGGAA GTggaaacagcagctgcaggagctcaGCAAACTGCCGGCCTTCGCCCGCGTGGTATCGGCCGGTAACCTGCTGAGCCACGTGGGTCACACCATCCTGGGCATGAACACCGTGCAACTCTACATGAAGGTCCCCGGCAGCCGGATAGcag GTCACCAGGAGCACAACAACTTCTGTGCCGTGAACATCAACATCGGGCCGGGGGACTGCGAGTGGTTCGCCGTGCCGGAGCCCTACTGGGGGGTGATGAGCAACTTCTGTGAAAA gaacAACATCAACTTCCTGATGGGCTCGTGGTGGCCCAACCTGGAGGACCTGTACGAGGCCGACGTGCCCGTCTACCGGTTCATCCAGCGGCCGGGCGACCTGGTGTGGCTGAACACCGGCACCGTCCACTGGGTGCAGGCCATCGGGTGGTGCAACAACATCGCCTGGAACGTGGGACCTCTCACCG cCCACCAGTACAAGCTGGCTGTGGAGCGCTACGAGTGGAACAAGCTCCAGAGCGTCAAGTCCATGGTTCCCATGGTGCACCTCTCCTGGAACATGGCGCGCAACATCAAAGTGTCCGACCACAAGCTGTTCGAGATGATCAA GTACTGTCTGCTGCGGACGTTGAAGCAGTGCCAGTGGCTGAAGGAGGCCCTGGTGTCGGCGGGCAAGGAGACGGTGCTGAGGCCGAGGACCCGGGACGAGCCGGCCCACTACTGCACCATCTGCGAG GTGGAGGTGTTCAACCTACTGTTTGTGCGCCGCGAGCTCCTGTCCAAGAAGCAGCATGTGGTCCACTGCCAGGACTGCGCCCGGAAAGGCAGCGCCGCACTGGACAACTTCGTGGTGCTGGAGCAGCACAGGATGGAGGACCTGATGCAGGTCTACGACCAGTTCACTTTA gctcctcctcttcactcctCTTCGTCTTGA